TAAACCGAGGTATTGTTCCTTTGGAATCCTTAATTTGTATTATTATAACACAAAGTTGCGACTCCATAGAATTGATTTAATTTAATTATATTTATTCAACAGAATCTATTGCTTTGTAATAGTATTTTTATATAAATTATTTATACTCCATTTGGTGCTTAATTATAAATCATTATTCATATAGAATCTTAGAAACCACATTTGAAAATCATAGAGCAAATAAAACTTCCTATTAAAGAGGAAATGGAATTTTTTGAAGATAAATTCAAGGCTTCAATGATTTCAAATGTGCCGTTGTTAAATAAAATAACGCATTTTATTATCCGTAGAAAAGGCAAACAAATGCGACCTATGTTCGTTTTTCTGGTTGCTAAAATGGTTTCTGGCGGTAAAGTTAATGACCGTACTTATAGAGGAGCATCTTGCATTGAATTGATACATACAGCCACCTTAGTACATGACGATGTTGTAGATGATAGTAACCGCAGACGTGGTTTCTTCTCGATAAATGCATTATGGAAAAATAAAATTGCTGTGTTAGTAGGCGATTTTTTATTATCAAAAGGGGTTTTATTATCTATTGACCATAGTGATTTTGATATTTTAAAACTAATCTCGGTTGCTGTACGAGAAATGAGTGAAGGCGAGTTATTACAGATTGAAAAGGCAAGAAAATTAGACATCACTGAAGATATCTATTTTGAAATAATTCGACAAAAAACAGCTACTTTAATTGCTGCTTGCTGTGGTATTGGTGCTTCATCTGTAAATGCCACTCAAGAAGAAGTTGAAAAAATGAGAAAATTTGGTGAGATCATTGGAATTGCTTTTCAAATTAAAGATGATCTTTTCGACTATTCAGAAGCTAAAATAGGCAAACCAACGGGTATTGATATTAAAGAGCAAAAAATGACGTTACCTCTAATTTATACGTTAAATAATTGTTCTGAAAAAAATAAAAAATGGATAATCAACTCCGTTAAAAAACATAATAAAAATAAGAAACGTGTAAAGGAAGTTATTGACTTTGTAAAAGATAATGGTGGTATTGATTATACGATTAAAAAAATGAACACTTACCATCAAGAAGCACTATCAATTTTAGATTCCTATCCCGATTCACAGTATAAAAAATCATTGACAGAAATGGTGAATTATGTTATAGAACGTAAAATTTAGTCATCTAAATTACAATACCCTTTTTATTAGACTCCAAACTTAATTCACAAGTAAATTACCAATTTCATAAATTACATTCAAATTATATAATAATTTGGAACGAAATTTGATGAATACTTATCAATCGTCGCTAAGAAAAGAAATATTACTGATAATTTTAAAATAGTTTTACATGCGGAAAATTGTATTTCTTTCATTCCTGTTTTTATCGTTATTAAGTTGTGACGATCTTGAATTAACAATTGAAGATAAAATCATCAATAATGATGTATTTGTAGTTGACCCTGTTAATCAAAATTTCGGAGCTGAAGGTTCTTTTTGTTATGGCTTTTCTGAGCCCTCTACCGGAAATAAAGCCAATATTGATATTCCATTAGAATTTCCAACTTCAGTAGATCTTTCCTCTTTATTACCTCCAATTGGAAATCAAGGTAAACAAGGTTCTTGTGTAGCATGGGCAACAGGATATTACCTAAAAGGTTTTCAAGAAAATCTTGAAGACAAAAACAACAACATTCAAAACCCTAACAACTTATTAAGTCCTGCTTTTATTTACAATCAAATTAAGGCAACAGACTGTGCCAGTGGTTCGCAAATACCTAGTGCTTTAGAACTAATTTCTAATACTGGAATTGTAACACTAAATGAAATGCCTTATAACGAAAATGAATGCGACAAACAACCTACTGAAGTACAAATCAATCTAGCGGAAGAGAATAAAATTCTTACATTTTCTTATTTGGATGGCAATACACTTTTTGATCAGGCTAAGGCTTTCTTAAATAACAGTCAACCTATTGTTATTGCCATTTCCATTGACAGAAATCATTTTGGAAAAATAGATACCAATGGAGATTCCGTTTACCGAGAATTTGAGAATACTGATGGTGCACATGCAATGTTAGTCGTTGGCTATGATGACGAGAAAAGTGCATTTAAAACTGTAAACTCCTGGGGAGAAAATTGGGGAAACAGTGGTTTTGTATGGATCGATTATAAAGCCTTTAAAGATGTATTGAATACAGACTCAGAATTCAAAATATTATGTGAAGCGTGGGTTTCTGAAGATGAAATTCTACCTGCTATTTAACTGCAAATTTTACAGTCTTCTTTACTTTTAAGCTCACCCACCAATTTCCCTTTTTCATTTAATTCGTAACCACAACAATCTACAAACCCTTGAGCTATCATTTTTCTAGCCCGCTGAATTTGTGACTTAACCGTTGGTAAGGGTAAATCTAAAATTTCGGCTATTTTTTGATGCTTAATCCCCTTTATATCAGCCATAAATAAAGGGTCTCTATATTTCTTTTCTAAGTTTTTAATAATTCCGTATAAACAATCATGTTCCGTATGCTCAAAAAAATCTGCTGTATGATCATCTGAATCTACAATATCCATCTCCATTTTTTCACCAGCTGTAATACTATATTTTCTTTTAGATGACCTAAAATAATCCATTATGGTATTATTAGCCACTGTAAAAAGCCAAGATTTTATTTTATGTACATCTTGTATACTCGAAATTTTAGTATGTGCTTTTATAAATACCTCTTGAAGCAAATCATCTGCTATATTTTTGTCATTTGTTTTAGACAAAATAAAGTGTTTTACATCTTCAGAATAAGAATTCCATATAATTTTTGTGTCTTTCATAAAAATATTTCTTAAATAAATAGCTCCAAAAGGGTATCAGGTTGAGCGGAGTCCAAACCTCTTTTATCATTAGATGATAAATTCTCGACTCCGCTCGAACTGAAAAAGTTGAACTTTATTTTTTGACATCATTCAAGTGATGTCCAATTAACAATTACACCCTGAACAATTACAATTTTCGCAAGTACAATTTGCACAGGTTCCGTTTTTACACCCATCACAGTTGCAGGTACATGTTGAATCTTTCATATTATTAAGTTTAAATTAGACTTCCTTTATACCAATAAGACGTAAAGATTATAAAAAAGATGCAGTTTTAAACCACTTTTTCTGAAGAAGACATTTCTAATAACTCATCCATAAAGTCTCTACTATTAGATAGTCTTGGTACTTTATGTTGCCCACCTAGTTTATTTTTGAACTTTAACCAGTCGTAGAACAAACCTGTTTCGGCTTGATGGACTTTAGGCATGGTTAAGGTCATATCATTATAACGTTTGGCTTCATAATCAGAATTAATAGACTTTAAAGCATTATCTAACAACTCTGTAAAATAATTTAAATTCTTTGGAGCTTTTCTAAATTCAATCATCCATTCATGAGAACCTTGTATTTTACCGTCCATAAAAATAGGTGCCACGGTATAATCAGTAATTAACGTTTTTGTTTTTTCGCAAACTTGTCTTAAAGCCTCCTCAGCGTTTTCGATAATTAATTCTTCACCAAATACATTAATAAAATGTTTGGTTCTACCCGTAATTCTAATCCGAAACGGATCAAGAGAAACAAATTTAACAGTATCTCCTATTAAATACCTCCACAACCCAGCATTGGTTGTAATTACGATTGCATAATTAATGTCTAATTTCACCTCATCTAACGGCATAGCAACAGAATTTTCTCCATTAAATTCCGACATCGGTATAAATTCGTAGAAAATACCATAATCTAACATTAACAATAAATCTGTAGAATCATTAGTATCCTGCAACGCGAAAAAACCTTCAGAGGCATTATAGGTTTCGTAATATCTAAAGTCTTTTTTAGGAATTAATTTTTTGTATTGTTCTCTATAGGGATTGAAGTTAACGCCTCCATGAAAATACACTTCCAAGTTGGGCCAAACTTCTAAAATATTATCCTTGCCAGTTTTCTTCAATACAGCATTTAATAAAACAAGCATCCATGACGGTACTCCAACTAAACTGGTAATATTTTCATTAATAGTTTCATTAACGATGGCCTCCATTTTCGTCTCCCATTCGCTCATTAAGGCCACCTCTGTTTTTGGAGAAGAACTAAAATCTGCCCAAAAGGGCATATTTTCAATAATTATAGCTGACAAATCGCCAAAATAAGTGTTATTATCTTCATAAATAGCACTACTACCTCCTAAACGCAATCCACGTCCATTGAACAAACCAGCATCTTCATTATTGTTGATATATAGAGCGAGCATGTCCTTTCCTGCCTTTAAATGGCAATTTTCTAAAGCCTCATTACTTACCGGAATAAACTTACTTTTTGCATTTGTGGTACCACTAGATTTAGCAAACCATTGTATTTGTGTAGGCCAAAATAAATTTTGCTCCCCTTTTCTAGCTCGTTCAATTAAAGGCTCAAAAGTTTCATATTGCTGAATAGGGACTTTACTTCTAAACGTTTCATAATTGTATATGGAAGCGAAATGATACTGTTTACCAAACTCCGTATTTTTAGCCATTTCAACCAAGCGTATCATGAGCTCATGTTGAACATCAATAGGGTATTTTAGAAAAAGCTCCATTTGATGCTTTCTCTTTTTTAAAAACCAAGAAACAACAGTGTTAAATAAAGGCAACATTTTCTAAATTTCTATTTGATGTTTTATATCTTTGAACAATAAAAGTACGATTTTTCTTAGTATAAAATTAAATATAATCAAATTATGGCTAAAGTAGGTATAATTATGGGTAGCAATTCTGATATGCCTGTGATGCAAGAAGCAATTACAATACTAAACGATTTTAATATTGAAACTGAAATTGATATTGTTTCGGCTCATAGAACCCCTGAAAAATTATATGACTATGCTAAAAATGCTCACTTGCGTGGAATTCAAGTGATCATAGCTGGTGCTGGCGGTGCCGCACACTTGCCGGGCATGGTGGCCTCAATGAGTCCGCTACCTGTAATTGGCGTACCCGTAAAGTCTAGTAATTCAATTGATGGCTGGGATTCTATCTTATCTATACTTCAAATGCCAGGTGGTGTTCCAGTGGCTACTGTAGCTCTTAACGGAGCAAAAAATGCTGGCATATTAGCAGCACAAATATTGGGAAGTAGTGATAAAGAAGTACAGCAAACAATTATTAATTATAAGGAGGAATTGAAAGTAAAAGTAAATAAATCTGCGGAATCAATAAATTCCAAAAAATAAAAACCAAATTCCAAAAGGAGACAAAATCCAAAATAGAAAATTCCACATTCCAAAAAAAGCAATGACAAAAAAAGTTTATGATTTAGAGGAAAGAACATATCTTTTTGCAAAGAATTGTAGACTTTTACTTTATAAGTTTCCTAAAACTACTGCAAATTTTGAAGACTCCAAACAATTAATTAGATCATCTGGATCAATAGCAGCAAATTATATTGAAGCTAATGAAAAATTAGGTGATAAAGACTTTAAATTTCGACTTAAAATATCAAGAAAGGAAGCCAAAGAATCAATTTTATGGTTAAGGCTTTTACGAGACCTTAACGAGCCTTTCAATAGTCAATTATCAAATTTAATTAATGAAGCAGACGAACTTAGAAAAATACTCTCAACTATTATCAATAAAGTATAATCCATTGGAATTTGGAATTTTTTTATTGATTTTTTAAATTTTATTTTATGAAAAACCCATTATTACAATCATTCAATACCCCACATACAACCGCTCCATTTTCTCAAATAAAAAACGAGCATTTTAGACCCGCTTTTGAGGAGGCAATTAAAAAAGCAAAGACAGAGATTGATGAGATAACAAGCAATTCTGAAGCACCCTCTTTTAAAAACACCATAGAAACGTTAGATTTTTCTGGATATACGTTAGATAGGCTATCTTCTATTTTCTTTAATTTGAATTCTGCAGAGACCAATGACGAAATTCAAAAGATTGCTCAAGAAGTTTCTCCATTGTTGTCAGAATTTTCAAATGACATTCGCTTGAATGAAAAACTATTTGAACGTGTAAAATCGGTTTATGATGATAGAAAAAAATTAGACTTAACAGTTGAACAAGCGACCCTTTTAGATAAAAAATATAAAAGCTTTGCCAGAAATGGTGCCAACTTAAACGACACAGCTAAAGCCAAATTAAGAGAAATTGATATGAAATTATCAAAACTCTCATTACAATTCGGTGAAAATGTATTGGCAGAAACTAATGCATTTGAAATGCACTTAACGGATGAAAATCAATTAAAAGGATTACCTGATGGTGCAAAAGAAGCTGCAAAAATGGCCGCTAAAGAAAAAGATTTAGAAGGATGGCTAATTACCTTAGATTATCCTAGTTATGTGCCTTTTATGACTTATGCTGACGATCGGAGCTTACGTAAAAAATTAGCTATCGCTTTTGGAGCAAGAGCTTTTAAAAATAATGAATATGACAATCAAAAAGTTGTATTAGATATTGTAAATCTTCGCCACAAAAGAGCCAACTTATTAGGCTATAAAACACATGCTCATTTTGTGTTGGAAGAACGCATGGCAGAAACACCTGAAAAAGTATTATCATTTTCAAATGATTTATTAGAAAAGGCAAAACCGGCTGCTGAAAAAGAATTTAAACAATTATCAGATTTTGCTAAAAAAGACGGTATTGAGCAGTTACAAAAATGGGATGGGGCTTACTATTCTGAAAAACTAAAAAAACAAAACTTTGACTTAGATCAAGAAGCCTTAAAACCGTATTTTAAATTAGAAAATGTGATTGACGGTGCATTTACAGTTGCCCATAAATTATTTGGGTTACAGTTTAAAGAAGTTGATACTATAGACAAATACCATAAAGACGTAAAAACCTATGAAGTTACAACTAAAAATGGTGACTTTATAGCAGTTTTTTATGCCGATTTCTTCCCAAGAAAAGGGAAACGTAATGGAGCATGGATGACTTCTTACAAAAGTCAATGGAAAAAAGACAACGAAAATTCGAGACCACATATTTCTATAGTATGTAACTTTACAAAACCTACAGAAACAAAACCTTCGCTCTTAACGTTTAATGAAGTAACCACCTTGTTTCATGAATTTGGACATGCGTTACATGGAATGTTAGCAGATACCGTTTACCCTAGCCTATCGGGAACTAGTGTGTATTGGGATTTTGTAGAGCTTCCTAGTCAATTGTTAGAAAACTGGTGTTACGAAAAAGAGGCCTTAGATCTATTTGCAAAACATTATGAAACTAATGAACCTATTCCTATGGAATTAGTTCAGAAAATTAAGGATTCTTCTAACTTTTTAGAAGGTATGCAAACGATGCGTCAATTAAGTTTTGGTCTTCTAGATATGCAATGGCATGGAGCAGACCCGACAAATATTAAAAACGTGAAAGAATTTGAAAACCAAGCTTTTGCAGATACACAACTCTATCCTGATGTTGCCGAAAATTGTATGAGTACAGCTTTTTCTCATATATTTCAAGGTGGGTATTCTAGTGGGTATTACAGTTATAAATGGGCTGAAGTTTTAGATGCTGATGCTTTTGAATATTTTAAAGAAACGGGGATTTTCAATAAAGAAACTGCAAAAAAATTATTAGATAACGTATTATCACAAGGAGGTACAGATAAACCGATGGATTTATACAAACGCTTTAGAGGATCTGCTCCTAGTAATAAAGCACTGCTAAAAAGAGCGGGACTAATTGGTAAAGATTGAAATTTATAATCCATATTATATTCATAATTCTCCTAACCATATTTACACAAGTTGGGGGAATTATTTGGATTGCTACATTAATCATATCAAACAAATTAAAATATAAAAAAAGATATCTTTTTATTGGATTGTATTTCCTATTCAACTTATTGATTATTCCTCCAATTGCAAATTATTTTGGTAGAGTTCCATTGCCTTATTTTAGTGAAAATCTAAAACCAAAAAACATAATTTACCCATTGCTATTTAGAAATTATGTAAGGCCTGAGCTAAAAGTACTATTAGAAAATTCTGCAAAAACCGTTAAGACTCTACATAAATTTCAATTAACCTATCTCGATGCCAGCTTCCCTTTTTATAATGGCTTTCCGCTGTTACCACATCTAAGCCATAACGATGGAAAAAAGGTAGACGTCTCATTTATGTACAAAACTAAAGGTGGAGAAAGCACCAATAAGAAGCCCTCTTTATCTGGTTATGGAGCTTTTGTCAGTACCAAAATTCCTACATGTTCAGATTGTCTAGACAAAGGATATTGGCAATATGATTACACCAAGTATTTCACTTTAGGTACTTTTAATGATTTGGATTTTGATGAAAATAGAACTAAAATTATAGTAAAAGAATTAGTAAGCCAGCCAAAAATTCAAAAGCTATTTATTGAACCTTATCTAAAAACCCAAATGGGCTTAAGTGATTTTGACAAAATACGGTTTCAAGGTTGCAGAGCAGTTAGGCATGACGATCATATTCATTTGCAAATAAAATAAGCGTACCTTTTATATTTAGTAAGTAAAATTAAACCTTAACCATTTCTTTATGTCTAATCAATCATGAAGGCAAAACACATACAACATTTATTTTGGCGTGCGGGATTTGGAATAAATCCTGAAGCTTTAGAGATACACTCCAAGAAGAACAGAAAAAAAGTTGTTGCAGAGCTTTTTGAGAATTCCGTCAGCTCCAATCCATTACTAATAGATACTTCTGAATTGGTAAGTACTTATTTAAATATGGACAAGTCTGATAAATTAGCCAAACAAAAACTTGCTAAAGAAAATAGAAAAAAACAATTAGAATTTAATTCCGCGTGGTTAAAGCGGTTAATGACTTCTAAACAAATGTTGCGTGAAAAAATGACCTTGTTTTGGGCTAATCACTTTGTTTGTCAAGACAATAATATCGTTTACATACAAAAGTATAACAACACTTTACGGAAACATGCCCTTGGTAATTTAAATGATTTTGTAAAAGCCATTTCGAAAGAAACAGCAATGATACGCTACTTGAACACAAAACAAAATAGAAAATCAAAACCCAATGAGAATTTTGCCCGAGAATTATTAGAATTGTTTACGCTTGGCACAGGTAATTATACTGAAACGGATATTAAAGAAGCTGCCAGAGCCTTTACAGGATACAACCATAATTTAAAAGGGGCATTTAATTTTAATAAAAAACAACATGATTTTAAATCAAAAACATTTTTAGGAGAAACAGGAAATTTTGATGGTGATGCTGTTATAGATATTGTCTTGAAGCAAAAAGCCTGTGCAACATTTATCTGTGAGAAAATTTATCGAAATTTTGTAAATGAAATCCCGAATAGTGAACATATTAACCAGATGGCTCAAGTATTTTACCCAAGGTATGATATTGAGAACCTAATGCAATTTATTTTTAACTCGGATTGGTTTTATGAAGAGATCAATATTGGATGTTTGATAAAATCGCCAGTTGAATTAATGGTTGGAATGCACAACGTTGTTCCTTTTGAATTTCAAAATCCTAAAAATGCTTATTATATTCAAAAATTATTAAATCAAGTATTGTTGCGACCTCCAAATGTGGCAGGTTGGAAAGGTGGCAGATCATGGATAGATAGTAACACCATTTTAATTCGATTAAAGCTACCTTCCATCCTATTGAACAATGCCATTATTGCTTTAGAGGAAAAGGGTGAATTTGAAGATTCTTACCAGAAGTATTATGCTAAAATGAACACGAGAAAAAAGAGAATTAAAACTATCGTTGATTGGAACATGTTAGATAAACATTTTGAAACGATAAATATTTCAGCTATGAAAGATCTTTTATTAGTGAGCCCTATAAATAAAGGAACAGAAGATTTACTTCATCACCTTACAATGGACAACAAGCAAGAAGTTTGTGTACAGTTAATGTCATTACCTGAATATCAACTTTGTTAAACTTAGCTTATGAAACGTAGAGATTTTTTAAAAAACACAGGTTTAGCGAGTAGTTTATTTTTAGTACCTAGTTTTGTAAAAGCATTTGAAAAAATAGCCATAGAACAATTGGGCTTTAAAAGACTTGTAATTATACAGCTTTCTGGAGGTAATGATGGTTTAAACACAGTAATTCCTTTTAGGAATGATATTTATTATAAAAAAAGACAAGGCATTGCCATTCCCAAAAGCAAGATAATTTCTTTAACTGACGACCTTGGTTTTCATGAAAGTTTATTACCGCTAAAAAGGTTGTATGACCAAGGTTATGTTTCAATTATTAATAACGTAGGCTACCCTAACCCAGATCGATCACATTTCAGATCGACTGACATTTGGCACACTGCAACTGACGCAGACAAATATGCCACTTCAGGATGGTTAGGTAGATATTTAGACCAATATGGTCAGCATCCCTTTAATGCTATTGAAGTTGATGATAGTTTGTCATTAGCCTTAAAAGGTGAAATTAACAACGGAATTGCTACAAAAAACGCGGCTCTTCTTTTTAATTCAGCACGAGAACCTTATTTTAAAAAAATACTAGCCAACCAACAAGACGCTCATTTGAGTGAGCATAATTTGGGTTATTTATACAAAACGTTAATTGCGGCTGAATCATCAGCAAAGTACATTTACGAAACTTCAAAAACTTTTAAATCTAAACAAGAATATCCGCAAAGTCCATTTGCAAAACAATTAAAAACTACCGCTGAGTTTATCAATAGTGGCTTAGACACCAAAGTATTTTACACTTCATTAGGTGGATTTGACACACATGCCAATCAACTTAACAAACAAAAACAGTTATTAAAAGTTTATGCTGATGGTATTGAAAGTTTTGTAAAAGATTTAAAGGAAAACGACACATTTAAAGACACACTAATACTTACATTTTCTGAATTTGGACGACGTGTTCAACAAAATGCAGCTAATGGCACCGACCATGGCACTGCCAATAATGTCTTTATTATTGGTGAAAATTTAAAACAAAAGGGTATTTACAATAGTGCTCCAAATCTTTTAAAATTAGACACTAACGGAGATTTAATCTATGAGATTGATTTTAGACAAATCTACGCGACCGTTTTAGATAATTGGTTAGGCGTTGATGCTAAAGCTATATTATTTGAGAAATCTTTTAAAAAGTTACACTTTATTTAGTGCTAATTTTCTCTTCAATCCACTTAGAGAGATACTTTGTACTTTGTAAAGAATGATGCTGTAACATGCTACCCATAAAATTTTGATTTCTATGAGCATTCAAATCACTTTGAATTTGAATAATTCTATCGCTCAATTTTTCTGACAATTGCATTTTAGAATATATAGAATTTATGATTTCAATTCCGTTTTGTTGTGATTGCTCCCAAATATCTTTATTTGTATAAAGTTGAACTGCTTTATTGGCAAATGTTTTTGGATTATCATTAATAAAGCCATTCCATGGTAAATTATTATGCATTCCTTCTGCTCCAATAATCGTGGTTGCCGATGGGGTTCCAGTTAACATAGCATCTATAAGTTTCCCTTTGAGTCCTGCCCCAATTTGAAGTGGAGCTAATAGTACTAGAGCATTAGAGACAACCTTATGAGCATCTTCTGCCCTGCCCTTTACAATAAATCCTTCCTTTTCATTATGTAAATCGGTTACTTTTTGGGAAGGATACGATCCGTAAATCAATAGTTTTGCTTTGGGTAATTGTTTTCTTATAAATGGCCAAATGGTTTTCTTTAAATACAATACCGATTGCCAATTGGGCTCATGTCTAAAATTTCCTATACTAATAAAATCATGTCGCTCTTCAAAAGTTGGTTTTTCTAATAACGTATCCTTTGAAAGACCATCAAGCATGAAAGGCAATTCAATTAAAATAGTTTCAGGAATTTTAAAGTGATTTAGTAAAAGTTGATACTCGTATGGAGAAATAATTAATGATAAATCACATCTATAAATACTGGCAATTTCTCTCTTCGTAATATCTAATCTATTCAGCTGTTCTAACTTGAAACTTTCTTCTTTTTTAAAAGCTTCACCTCTTGCTTGCCGCAAACAATGTAAATCTTCGGTATCTAAAACTCGTATTGCATTTGGGCAATTTTCGACAACACGCCAACCAAACTGCTCTTCACTTATAAAGCGATCAAAAACGACAATGTCAGGCTGTAACCTTTTAATAAAATTATCGAAACTGGTATTGTTTAACTCAATGGTAACACTGTCTATTCCTAAACTTTCAAGATTATCAACATATGGTGTTGTCTGTGCTGCACTAGCAAATGTAATGTGATAATTTTCCTCTAAAAAAAAGTGAAGTAATTGCAGCATCCTACTTCCGGCAGCTGTGGAAGTTGATTCAGGAAAAACCAATCCGATAAATAGAACTTTTTGCATTTACTAAAATATTAAATATAGCATTAAAATTGACTTTATTTTTTCTAAAAATCAAACTTTTTCAATATGTATTTATCTCTTCGTTTTTTGTTCAACATTTGATATTTCTCTTCAAACTTATCTGATTTAACAATAACTCTATTTTCAAATCTACTTCTATATACATTTAGTAGATAACGCAATTCTTCTAACTTAAAATTATGACTTTCAAGCGTATATTTCGAAAACCTATCTGTCTCCAATATCTTAAAATATAAAAAAAATCTCATATATCTAGCCCAAACTCCCTCAACCAATATCTCTTCATCTTTTATGATATCCCATGTGAAAAATATTTTTTCTAATTGTAATCCTTCTGAAGTTAATATTATTTTAATTTTTTTTTGGGGATCTAAATCGAGAAGAATACTCTTTATAATAAGTACAAATCCCCAAATCAAAACAGAAATTGGCAATAAAAGAATAAAAAAGAAAGAATTATCAAATCCAAATTTATACAATGCATTTAAAGTGGGCAATAAAAAAAATAAGGAAATCAGAATAAGGGTAAAACCACTAGCGTAATAATTTTTTACAACGTATGTTTTTTGTGGGGCATGTGAATGAAATGAATTTGAATTTCCACGAGCCAACCTTTTTAGGTTTGTATTATTATAAAATTTTTCTCTATTCAATTATTTTGAACCTAAATAGTTAATATGTACTTCTAATATAAAGAATTCCTTTACTTACTGAACCTAAAACCTGCAATTAATCTAAATTCAGCTTTAGTTTTTTAACATAATACTCTTTTACTAACTAATATACCTGAATTCTGTGTATATAAGCATTTTTCATTTGGCTAAAGTATAAAATTGAGAATTAAAAATAAACTTTCAATAATTATTGAAAGTTTAAAAATATTTGTATATTTGCATATGGAATATCAAGAAGCAAAAGAAAAATTTATTAGCACTTGGGGTAGTTTAGGTACGATGTGGGGTATTAATAAAGCCATGGCAATGATTCAAGCCTTACTTTTTGTTTCTACCAAACCATTGTCTATGGAAGACATTATGGAAGAATTGCAAATATCTAGAGGTAACACCAGTATGAATTTACGTCAATTGATGGATTGGGGTATTGTAACT
The nucleotide sequence above comes from Aureibaculum algae. Encoded proteins:
- a CDS encoding DUF1800 domain-containing protein, whose translation is MKAKHIQHLFWRAGFGINPEALEIHSKKNRKKVVAELFENSVSSNPLLIDTSELVSTYLNMDKSDKLAKQKLAKENRKKQLEFNSAWLKRLMTSKQMLREKMTLFWANHFVCQDNNIVYIQKYNNTLRKHALGNLNDFVKAISKETAMIRYLNTKQNRKSKPNENFARELLELFTLGTGNYTETDIKEAARAFTGYNHNLKGAFNFNKKQHDFKSKTFLGETGNFDGDAVIDIVLKQKACATFICEKIYRNFVNEIPNSEHINQMAQVFYPRYDIENLMQFIFNSDWFYEEINIGCLIKSPVELMVGMHNVVPFEFQNPKNAYYIQKLLNQVLLRPPNVAGWKGGRSWIDSNTILIRLKLPSILLNNAIIALEEKGEFEDSYQKYYAKMNTRKKRIKTIVDWNMLDKHFETINISAMKDLLLVSPINKGTEDLLHHLTMDNKQEVCVQLMSLPEYQLC
- a CDS encoding M3 family metallopeptidase, which produces MKNPLLQSFNTPHTTAPFSQIKNEHFRPAFEEAIKKAKTEIDEITSNSEAPSFKNTIETLDFSGYTLDRLSSIFFNLNSAETNDEIQKIAQEVSPLLSEFSNDIRLNEKLFERVKSVYDDRKKLDLTVEQATLLDKKYKSFARNGANLNDTAKAKLREIDMKLSKLSLQFGENVLAETNAFEMHLTDENQLKGLPDGAKEAAKMAAKEKDLEGWLITLDYPSYVPFMTYADDRSLRKKLAIAFGARAFKNNEYDNQKVVLDIVNLRHKRANLLGYKTHAHFVLEERMAETPEKVLSFSNDLLEKAKPAAEKEFKQLSDFAKKDGIEQLQKWDGAYYSEKLKKQNFDLDQEALKPYFKLENVIDGAFTVAHKLFGLQFKEVDTIDKYHKDVKTYEVTTKNGDFIAVFYADFFPRKGKRNGAWMTSYKSQWKKDNENSRPHISIVCNFTKPTETKPSLLTFNEVTTLFHEFGHALHGMLADTVYPSLSGTSVYWDFVELPSQLLENWCYEKEALDLFAKHYETNEPIPMELVQKIKDSSNFLEGMQTMRQLSFGLLDMQWHGADPTNIKNVKEFENQAFADTQLYPDVAENCMSTAFSHIFQGGYSSGYYSYKWAEVLDADAFEYFKETGIFNKETAKKLLDNVLSQGGTDKPMDLYKRFRGSAPSNKALLKRAGLIGKD
- a CDS encoding glycosyltransferase; the encoded protein is MQKVLFIGLVFPESTSTAAGSRMLQLLHFFLEENYHITFASAAQTTPYVDNLESLGIDSVTIELNNTSFDNFIKRLQPDIVVFDRFISEEQFGWRVVENCPNAIRVLDTEDLHCLRQARGEAFKKEESFKLEQLNRLDITKREIASIYRCDLSLIISPYEYQLLLNHFKIPETILIELPFMLDGLSKDTLLEKPTFEERHDFISIGNFRHEPNWQSVLYLKKTIWPFIRKQLPKAKLLIYGSYPSQKVTDLHNEKEGFIVKGRAEDAHKVVSNALVLLAPLQIGAGLKGKLIDAMLTGTPSATTIIGAEGMHNNLPWNGFINDNPKTFANKAVQLYTNKDIWEQSQQNGIEIINSIYSKMQLSEKLSDRIIQIQSDLNAHRNQNFMGSMLQHHSLQSTKYLSKWIEEKISTK
- a CDS encoding DUF1501 domain-containing protein, whose amino-acid sequence is MKRRDFLKNTGLASSLFLVPSFVKAFEKIAIEQLGFKRLVIIQLSGGNDGLNTVIPFRNDIYYKKRQGIAIPKSKIISLTDDLGFHESLLPLKRLYDQGYVSIINNVGYPNPDRSHFRSTDIWHTATDADKYATSGWLGRYLDQYGQHPFNAIEVDDSLSLALKGEINNGIATKNAALLFNSAREPYFKKILANQQDAHLSEHNLGYLYKTLIAAESSAKYIYETSKTFKSKQEYPQSPFAKQLKTTAEFINSGLDTKVFYTSLGGFDTHANQLNKQKQLLKVYADGIESFVKDLKENDTFKDTLILTFSEFGRRVQQNAANGTDHGTANNVFIIGENLKQKGIYNSAPNLLKLDTNGDLIYEIDFRQIYATVLDNWLGVDAKAILFEKSFKKLHFI